Sequence from the Microtus ochrogaster isolate Prairie Vole_2 unplaced genomic scaffold, MicOch1.0 UNK65, whole genome shotgun sequence genome:
AAGCATAGGCTTTTTAATACTTCCACAAGATAAATATCTCAATTAAACTTTAAGTTTACTCTATTGTGTGCCACAGTGATAGGCTTAGGACAGTTAATACACGTAGAAGATCCTAACTGTTTAGTGTTATTTACACTGATATGTCCATCATCACCTAATCTTGAAGGTGAACAAACAGTTTTCTTAATGTGACTGAATTTGTGTCTTCAACTGGGAATGGTATAGTTTTAATTGATCACTTACAAAACATATAATGGAACTTAGTCTTGAGTGGGAATTTTCTTCATGCCCCTCTTATGGTCTGCAAAACCTAAAATGTGGTCAAAGGAGCCACTACTAAGGCAGACCTTACGGTAACAAAGGGAAAATGACAAGTGTACATGGGTAAATTATCAGTAACAGGTTAGCAATTATCTGGTACTGAAATCAAACACGGAAGTCCTAAAACGTCGCTTCTGAAATATTGTTTCTATCCTGAAAGAGAaactagagaaaagaaaagaaactcaaagcaatgaCTTGATTCAGGTTGTGACTTTATATTTAAGCACTATTCAAAAAAATTGACATAAAACGAGTGATTTCCATTTCCCCATCACTATTCCAGCTACACAGCTTTGAGAGTTCTGTTCTCATTACAAAACACTTTCTCGGTTCCCAGAAGATAAGACGTCCATGCGACAAATGGGACAGGTGGAATTCTCCGATAACCAGCGGTCGATGCAGTAGACGTGGTACTCATGGGAGCAAGGTAGCTTACGAAGTTTGTCTCCTTCCGTATATTCTCTAATACAAACACTACATCTCCTCAATGCATCACTTTCATCAAAACTTCTGATTGCCAAATTATCAATCTGTTCTTTTGTGAGTCCTCTACGTTGTTCGCCATtctcattaaagaagaaaacccGAGGCAGACTAAAAAATGACGAAGAGCCATTCTCATCAATGATACCTGGGGCCCTAAGTGGGCCCGCTCTCCTGGCACCTGGTGCGAGAATTTGGGTTCCTTCATTCCTGCCTTCAAACATGGCTGACCGACTACCTGAACTTTGACCATTGGAACTGGAGCCAGGACTGGAGCTGGAGCCAGAACCAGAACTGTTACCACCAGAGCTCCCTCTTCTAATCTGTGCTTGTATTCTTGCCAGCTCACTAAAACCTGTCATTATCTGCCTCCACAAGGTTCGAATCTGAACAGATGCAGTGTCAGTTGATCCATTATTTAAGATTCTACTAATGGGACTCCTGCTAGTACGCTCATAGGTTCTCACACCTGCACCTACATGCCCAGAACGTATAAAGGTGTACCTAAAACCACGTTCACTATTATAAGAGATTGTGTTGTTTGGGATCTGAGACCTTGACCAAGACGGAGTTCTGCTAGCTATGCTATCTCTCGGTGGGTATTCTCTCAGACGAATTCTTCTGACTTGAAGGACGATGGTTGGAGGTCTTTGACCAGATCTTGCAGCTTCTTCACCAGTGGTACTTGTGTCTGAAGAACTTGCCCCTTGAGTGGCAGTTCTCGACGCAGAAGCTGGAANNNNNNNNNNNNNNNNNNNNNNNNNNNNNNNNNNNNNNNNNNNNNNNNNNNNNNNNNNNNNNNNNNNNNNNNNNNNNNNNNNNNNNNNNNNNNNNNNNNNNNNNNNNNNNNNNNNNNNNNNNNNNNNNNNNNNNNNNNNNNNNNNNNNNNNNNNNNNNNNNNNNNNNNNNNNNNNNNNNNNNNNNNNNNNNNNNNNNNNNNNNNNNNNNNNNNNNNNNNNNNNNNNNNNNNNNNNNNNNNNNNNNNNNNNNNNNNNNNNNNNNNNNNNNNNNNNNNNNNNNNNNNNNNNNNNNNNNNNNNNNNNNNNNNNNNNNNNNNNNNNNNNNNNNNNNNNNNNNNNNNNNNNNNNNNNNNNNNNNNNNNNNNNNNNNNNNNNNNNNNNNNNNNNNNNNNNNNNNNNNNNNNNNNNNNNNNNNNNNNNNNNNNNNNNNNNNNNNNNNNNNNNNNNNNNNNNNNNNNNNNNNNNNNNNNNNNNNNNNNNNNNNNNNNNNNNNNNNNNNNNNNNNNNNNNNNNNNNNNNNNNNNNNNNNNNNNNNNNNNNNNNNNNNNNNNNNNNNNNNNNNNNNNNNNNNNNNNNNNNNNNNNNNNNNNNNNNNNNNNNNNNNNNNNNNNNNNNNNNNNNNNNNNNNNNNNNNNNNNNNNNNNNNNNNNNNNNNNNNAATTATATTTCTACCAAATTCAGTCTCTATTACTTCGTCTAGGGGCCTAGCTTAAGCgcttttgaaaatatgaagtTGCTTTAAAATACAAGAATTTTGTAGTCATAGTAAACATATAAATAAGGCTAATGGTTTACAACTACTTGCATATTTGTCAAtatcaagattttaaaataccACGAAATTGAAGATCATACGAAATGAATAGCCTGAACCTGGAGTAACAGGATACGTAGCAGTGTGTTTACGAACTAATGTGCCAGCACCAGCTCCTAGGTTATGGTCAATCTCTGTTTCCTGCAGAGAGGGAGGCACCAGTCCTGAGCTTAGAGCCAGCTTGCTTACTTAGCAGCAGCACTGACCCTCTGAGCCAGTTAATGCTGGGAACTGTGGTGTGTTATGTAGGTCATCAGAATGGCTGGCAGTATAGTTGCTTTCTGCCTGCTAGATACTAAGAACAAACCTTCATCAGTTGTGTCAACCAGTGTCTGCAGTTGTTGCTAATCCCCCCATGTGGAACAAAATTACACCCAGTTTGAAGGCACTAGGGCAGGCAAAGCAGTGTTTCCTTTTTGCTGATGAAGCCATACTTATCAATCTGTTCTTTGGTGAGTCCTCTACATTGGTCGTTATTCTCATTTAAGAAGAAAACCCGAGTCAGACTAATAAATGATGAAGAGACATTCTCATCCATGATAACTGGGGCCCTATGTTGGCCTACTCTCCTGGCACCTGGTGCGAGAATTCGGGTTCCTTCATTCCTGCCTTCAAACATGGCTGACCTACTTCCTGAACTTTGACCATAGGAACTGGAGCCAGGACTGGAGCTGGAGCCAGAACCAGAACGGGTACCACCAGAGCTCCCTCTTCCATTCTGTGTATCTATTCTCGCCACATCACTAAAACCTGTCATTATCTGTCTTAACATGGTTCGAATCTGAACAGATGTAGTGTCAGTTGATGCATTATTTAAGATTCTACGAATGGGAATCCTGCTAGTACACACATAGGTTCTCACACCTGCACCTACACGCCCAGAACGTATAAAGGTGTGCCTAAAACCACGTTCACTACGTTAAGAGATAATGTTGTTTGGGATCTGAGACCTTGACCAAGACGGAGTTCTGCTAGCTATGCTATCTCTCTGTGGGTATTCTCTCAGATGAATTCTTCTGGCTTGAAGGACGATGGTTGGAGGTCTTTGACCAGATCTTGCAGCTTCTTCACCAGTGGTACTTGTGTCNNNNNNNNNNNNNNNNNNNNNNNNNNNNNNNNNNNNNNNNNNNNNNNNNNNNNNNNNNNNNNNNNNNNNNNNNNNNNNNNNNNNNNNNNNNNNNNNNNNNNNNNNNNNNNNNNNNNNNNNNNNNNNNNNNNNNNNNNNNNNNNNNNNNNNNNNNNNNNNNNNNNNNNNNNNNNNNNNNNNNNNNNNNNNNNNNNNNNNNNNNNNNNNNNNNNNNNNNNNNNNNNNNNNNNNNNNNNNNNNNNNNNNNNNNNNNNNNNNNNNNNNNNNNNNNNNNNNNNNNNNNNNNNNNNNNNNNNNNNNNNNNNNNNNNNNNNNNNNNNNNNNNNNNNNNNNNNNNNNNNNNNNNNNNNNNNNNNNNNNNNNNNNNNNNNNNNNNNNNNNNNNNNNNNNNNNNNNNNNNNNNNNNNNNNNNNNNNNNNNNNNNNNNNNNNNNNNNNNNNNNNNNNNNNNNNNNNNNNNNNNNNNNNNNNNNNNNNNNNNNNNNNNNNNNNNNNNNNNNNNNNNNNNNNNNNNNNNNNNNNNNNNNNNNNNNNNNNNNNNNNNNNNNNNNNNNNNNNNNNNNNNNNNNNNNNNNNNNNNNNNNNNNNNNNNNNNNNNNNNNNNNNNNNNNNNNNNNNNNNNNNNNNNNNNNNNNNNNNNNNNNNNNNNNNNNNNNNNNNNNNNNNNNNNNNNNNNNNNNNNNNNNNNNNNNNNNNNNNNNNNNNNNNNNNNNNNNNNNNNNNNNNNNNNNNNNNNNNNNNNNNNNNNNNNNNNNNNNNNNNNNNNNNNNNNNNNNNNNNNNNNNNNNNNNNNNNNNNNNNNNNNNNNNNNNNNNNNNNNNNNNNNNNNNNNNNNNNNNNNNNNNNNNNNNNNNNNNNNNNNNNNNNNNNNNNNNNNNNNNNNNNNNNNNNNNNNNNNNNNNNNNNNNNNNNNNNNNNNNNNNNNNNNNNNNNNNNNNNNNNNNNNNNNNNNNNNNNNNNNNNNNNNNNNNNNNNNNNNNNNNNNNNNNNNNNNNNNNNNNNNNNNNNNNNNNNNNNNNNNNNNNNNNNNNNNNNNNNNNNNNNNNNNNNNNNNNNNNNNNNNNNNNNNNNNNNNNNNNNNNNNNNNNNNNNNNNNNNNNNNNNNNNNNNNNNNNNNNNNNNNNNNNNNNNNNNNNNNNNNNNNNNNNNNNNNNNNNNNNNNNNNNNNNNNNNNNNNNNNNNNNNNNNNNNNNNNNNNNNNNNNNNNNNNNNNNNNNNNNNNNNNNNNNNNNNNNNNNNNNNNNNNNNNNNNNNNNNNNNNNNNNNNNNNNNNNNNNNNNNNNNNNNNNNNNNNNNNNNNNNNNNNNNNNNNNNNNNNNNNNNNNNNNNNNNNNNNNNNNNNNNNNNNNNNNNNNNNNNNNNNNNNNNNNNNNNNNNNNNNNNNNNNNNNNNNNNNNNNNNNNNNNNNNNNNNNNNNNNNNNNNNNNNNNNNNNNNNNNNNNNNNNNNNNNNNNNNNNNNNNNNNNNNNNNNNNNNNNNNNNNNNNNNNNNNNNNNNNNNNNNNNNNNNNNNNNNNNNNNNNNNNNNNNNNNNNNNNNNNNNNNNNNNNNNNNNNNNNNNNNNNNNNNNNNNNNNNNNNNNNNNNNNNNNNNNNNNNNNNNNNNNNNNNNNNNNNNNNNNNNNNNNNNNNNNNNNNNNNNNNATTAGATTATTTATAATAATGGGACAATGCATTTTTCTGTTTGGCCGATAATTAATATATTGACCCCCATCTTGACCCCCAGTTCCAGCCATATTGTCCTCcttacaggatttttttctttcaagattaaTTATTTGGATATCTAAGTTGTATCCATTTCATTGCAGCCGTTTTGATTGGGTTGCAATAAAAGTGCACAgtaatataattttctttagttacTATACCCAGTTGAGGGGTTGGTGGATTATATGGTTTCTTATTTTAAGTATCTGAGTACATTTTTCATAATGGCTgcttgattttttcttttccttacttccttttaaaaaatttttattcattttacataccaaccacagttccccctcctaCCCCAACTCAGCTCTTATCCACTCCTCTGAAagggtaaggtctcccatggggagtcaacaaagtctggcacattaaattgAGGTAAaaccaagctcctccccactgcatcaaggctgagcaaggaatctcaccatagagaatgggctttAAATACCCAGATCATGCACCAAGAATAGATCTTGATCCCACTGCCAGGGCCCCCACAAatacaccaagctacacaattgtcacccacattcagtcgCATGCAGGATCTACAAGTGTCGGTCTAGAATTCATGAGTTCCCATGAGTATGGTTCAACTGTCTGTAGATTTTGCTGTCATGATCTTGGccaccccttgctcatataatccctcttgCCTCTCTTCGATTGAAATCCCAGAGCTTAGTCTGGTGCTTGACTGTGGAGCTCTACATCAACTTCCATCgcttactggatgaaggctctctgattcATTGTTCTGATTCATTGTTCTTCAAATTTTGGCTATGTATGTATCAGTAATTTCTTTCTTGCTactgcttttaatattttctctattttgacTCTGAACATTCTTACCATGATAGGATAGGCAGAGTTCTTTCTGTTTATCCATTTGATATCCATTGTATAGTTTAGATTTGACTATGATTTTCAAAAGTTTATGAAATCTGTAGGCaacctttctttaattttttccctaATTCTCTATGCCATGTATTCCTAGAACACCTGCTGTATATGTCACTGTTTCATCATGTCTTACTTTTCTCTAAGGCTTTGCTTATTTTCTTCatacattttgtttctgttcattATACCTCTCACATTGTATTCATCTGTCTTCAATTTTGGTAACTCTTTAACTTGAAAGCAAAATGCACTCTTGTTTTCCTCtagtgaattttccattttagctatttattttttacttgagaatttccattttatatgttcTTAATTGTTTTACTGAAAGCAGATTTTATTccttatatatgtgtataataggTGCTTTGGCAACTTTGTTTACAAAGTCCAAAATCTAGGTGTTTCCaagttttaaaagagattttatttttcatatttgtatGCACGCACTATGTGCATGTGCCTGTTGGTAAGACAATTCTCATGCAGAcgacaagagggcaccagatccctggAGCTGTAGTCATAGGTGCTTTGTGAGTTGcctggtggttgctgggaaccaaactcaggtcattgcaAGTGCAGTACTTACTCTTCACCATAAGCCAtttcatttctccagtctctcaAATGTCTTTTTAATGTTTGCTTCATTTCCCGAGCATGAGTCATATTTCCTgtgaatggattctgttttcttttgtcgTTATATATCTTGATTTTGtgaatgataaaaataagaaaagatatatttttatagcaATACTGGGTACTAAGCATTTTCCTTTTATGGCAACTATTGTTACTGTTACTTATTTGGTTATCAATTTATGT
This genomic interval carries:
- the LOC106144414 gene encoding E3 ubiquitin-protein ligase RLIM-like, translating into MATFPAPVIRSHPFKEALSPSRELLVIAKMWQGLGERGHISLTNERVEDSSPPFKLTGPVHLCPHQQGQFQCAALGRHTFIRSGRVGAGVRTYVCTSRIPIRRILNNASTDTTSVQIRTMLRQIMTGFSDVARIDTQNGRGSSGGTRSGSGSSSSPGSSSYGQSSGSRSAMFEGRNEGTRILAPGARRVGQHRAPVIMDENVSSSFISLTRVFFLNENNDQSSASRTATQGASSSDTSTTGEEAARSGQRPPTIVLQVRRIRLREYPPRDSIASRTPSWSRSQIPNNTISYNSERGFRYTFIRSGHVGAGVRTYERTSRSPISRILNNGSTDTASVQIRTLWRQIMTGFSELARIQAQIRRGSSGGNSSGSGSSSSPGSSSNGQSSGSRSAMFEGRNEGTQILAPGARRAGPLRAPGIIDENGSSSFFSLPRVFFFNENGEQRRGLTKEQIDNLAIRSFDESDALRRCSVCIREYTEGDKLRKLPCSHEYHVYCIDRWLSENSTCPICRMDVLSSGNRESVL